A window of Dehalogenimonas sp. WBC-2 genomic DNA:
ACCCCTTGATGGTTCGGAATTATCTGAATCCATCCTGCCTCAAGTAATAGCTGTCGCCAAGCCCTCTAAAGCAGATGTCGTGCTGTTCCGTGTCCTGGAACCCATGGATAAAGGCGTGCGGGATACCCTGGGTGATGACCTGGCGCACAAACTGGATACGGTAAATATGGAAGAAGCGCAATCTTACCTCCAGAAGATTGCCGGCACGCTGCAGCAGCAGGGACTCAAGGTAAGTATTATCACTGCTACAGGCCATCCATCTGCGTCAATTATTGAATACGCCGGAACTCACGCCGTTGATTTGATTACCATGGCCACGCATGGCCGCAGCGGTCTGTCACGCCTGGCTTTTGGTAGTGTTGCTGATAAGGTTTTACGCCAATCGCCGGTGCCGGTACTGCTTGGTCCGGTGGTCGGTTCAGCCAGATCTTAACGGCTGTACAGGCCGGTGACCGACGCTTCGGCGATTGTAACACCTTTCCAAATTCCGCCCGGCGGGCTCTTGGGGCGGGGTCTTAGCCGGTAATTTCCGGTGATAACCCGAGGTTGGTGAAAGTGTATCGGTCAGGGATGATGCCGTTTTTGTTAGTTCGTAGATTAACAATTCCATAAGCAACAAGCATGTTAATCTAACATGCTTGTTATCTGAAACAGACTACTCACCCTAGGGCATTCCGCTGGAGCATCGCTGAATCCACCCCGGTCAACCAGTATACCTTTCATTCCGGCCGCGGTGGCGCCAAGTACGTCTATCTTATATTGATCCCCGACAAAGATGACATCTTCAGCCGCTATTTCCACCCGCCTCAAGGCCTCCTGGAAAATTTCCGGGTGTGGCTTGGTAAAGCCTGTTTCCTGAGAGGTGACCACGGTGGTGAGGAAAGAACTCAATCCTAAATCATCAAGTAAGCCTGTTATATCCTTGTCCACATTGGAAATGAGACCGAGTGTCATGTTCATTCGCTTTAATTCCGTGAATGACGGCAGAACATCGTTAAAGAGTACGTGATTGAGTTTGGTATCACGCCATCTTGCCAGCATTGACCGCACCAGGTCAGGCGCCGGTTCAATCCCGCCCTCTTTAAGAACTATGGATTGATGATGGAAATATACTTTAGCCACATCCTCCGACGGACGCTTGCTCAAGGGTTTTTTGGCATTTTCGGAGTAGAAATATTCGTCAGCTAAGGTAAAAGACTTATTAAACGCCTGAGGAGATGCTTTTATGCCTAGTTTATCAAGCATTTGGGATTCCCATTCTTCACGCGGAGGGTTATAACCGACCAGCGTTTGATAGAGATCAAAAAAAACTGCCTGGGTCAAAATGGTCTCCTTATTGAAATCAGTCTGCGCCCATTTTAGCCTAGGGGACAATAGTTGGCAAAAAGTCCCGTGCATTCAAATACAAAAATGCCAAATCAGCTTAGGCTTTTGAAGATTCCCCAAAATTGATACGCTATGCATTAATGGTGGTGTTGGACATTTATTCGCGGTACTAGCTATAGGGATTAAGACTTGACCCCGTAATAGACGTTCTGCTATGCTTTGGCGGGTTTTAAACAGGATGAACCGATGGCAACAACCCCTGAAGTTCGTCGGTATCGGGTGGTATATCAGCCTAAGTATCCTTGGGGGCATTCTCCTGGGAAGATGGCTTGATTCCAAGCTTGACACCGGCCCGTTTCTGTTGATTTTGGGTTTGTTTATTGGTTTGTTCATGGCCTTTTTCGGTGCCTACCGGATGATGCCGCGGCCGCCCGATAACAAGAAATATGACAAGGAAAACCGATAGTGCCTGAAACACCGAAAAAAAAGATAATCGGGTTGTCCAAACCGGTATTTATCGCTTTTCTGTTGGTACTTCTCGCTCTTAGTATTGTCAGCCTCCTTGGTGGGGCTATCGGTCGCGCCATTGTAGGTGATGTTGGTCTACCGGACTGGGTAATAGTTGATCAGCCACACCCTGAACTTCCGGCTGAAGCAATAGCGCACGTTGGCAGTATTCCCATTACCAATACGATGCTTGCCGCTTGGATCAGTATGGCAGTGTTGGGGATATTCTTCTTCCTGGCCACTCGTAAAATGAAGCTTATTCCCGGACGCTTACAGGCTACGGCCGAGTCTATCATCAACTACCTGTATGGATTCTGCACCGATATAGCCGGTGAAAAACACGGACGGCGTTTTTTCCCGCTGATGGCAACTATCTTTCTCTTCGTCATCACTAACGCCTGGATGAACCTTATTCCGGGCTATGGCTCCATACTGATAGGCGGTGAACATGGTTTCGTGCATCTTTTCCGAGGGGCTAATACAGATATAAATTTCCCGCTGGTTTTGGCGCTGGTCTCTTTTGTAATGGTAGAGTATTGGGGCCTCAAAACAATCGGTATTTTCCACTACCTTGGAAAGTTTTTTAACTTCAAGAAGTTTTTCTTTGGTTGGAAACAAGTTTTCAAAGGCAAACTTAAAGACGGTATCGTAAACATCCTAATGGGGATGATCGATATCTTTATAGGTTTGATAGAGTTGCTTTCAGAGTTCATTCGTATTCTCTCTTTTACCTTCCGTCTTTTTGGCAACATGACAGGCGGAGAGATACTATTAATTTCAATGCTTTTCCTGGCTCCTTTCATCGTGGCTGTTCCGTTCTACGTTCTGGAAATATTTGTCGGCTACATCCAGGCGCTCATTTTCGCTGGATTGACACTGGTATTCGCTTTCATGGCGGTCACTCCGCATGAAGTTGAGGCCGAAGGCTCTGATCACTAGTTAGTAAATTATAAATATACCGGTAATCTAAGAAAGGGGATATTTCAATATGGAAACAGAAGCAGTAAAATTCTTGGCAGCTGGCTTGGCGATGGGTCTGGGGGCTATCGGACCAGGCATTGGTCTGGGTGTTCTTGGCATGGGTGCGGTTCAGGCTGTTAGCCGCAATCCGGAAGCGCGCGGCACTATTTTCACTAACTTCCTGTTCGCACTGGCGCTCACTGAAGCCGTTGCCATTTATGCCTTGGTTGTGGCCATTATCTTAATTTTCGTCGCTTAACAGAACCCGGGAGGTTGGACTCATGGCTGAATTAGGTATTAACCTATCTTCTTTTATAGCGCAGCTGGTAAACTTTTTGATCCTTTTTCTGTTGCTTTCGGTTTTGGCTTATAAACCAATTCTGAAAATGATGGACGAACGCACCCGCCGGATAAAAGAAAGTTTGGAACAGGCTGAAGTTGTCAAAGCTCAGGCAGAGAAAGCCCAGGAAGATTTCAAGTTGCAAATCGCCGAGGCCTCAAAGCAAGGACAACTGGTTATAGAACGGGCTGCCAAGACCGGCGATGAAATCCGTGACAGGGCAAAGATTGAAGCTCAGGCTGAAGCTGAGGCATTGCTGACCCGGGCCAAGGCGGATATTCGCCGTGAGCGCGATGAGGTTATTGATGACCTGCGCAAAGAATACGCTGATATCATCATACTCGCCGCAGGTAAAGTTATCGGCAAGACTCTTGATACCAAGGCTCATCGTGAGTTAATCGACCAGGTGCTTGAAGAAAGCGCCGGGCTAAGAAAGAATTAGGGGAACAAGTTGGCTAAAAACGCCTACGCACTGGCTTTAAGGTACGGCCAGGCAGTTTTTGAAATCGCGGTAGAGCAACAGAATTTCAATACCTGGCTGGCCAATCTTGGAACATTGGTTGACATGGTAAATGATAAAGAAGTGCTTTATTTCCTGGAGAATCCCCGGGTTTCAATAGCCAAAAAAAGAGACATCATTGACATAAAACTCAAAGGTGTCAACCCGATGGCGGTGAATCTGCTCTATCTTTTAGTTGAACGGGGCGGCTTGGCGATGATGCCGGATATCGCGGCTGATTTTGGCCGTCGTTTAGATGACCTTAAAGGTATCGCCCACGCCGAGGTACTGGCAGCTGTGCCGTTGTCCGATACGGAAACAAATGAAATTCGCCAGCAACTTGCCAAAGTATTTGATAAAGAGATTCAGATCACATCAAAAGTGGAGCCGTCACTATTGGGCGGTATTATTGCAAGGGTCGGGGACAAGGTTATTGATGGCAGCTTGTCACGGCGTCTGCAGGATTTAAAACGAGAAATTAATCAAGCCAGGTTATAAAACCCTGGATAACTCCCGGAAGGAGACTTAGGAATGTCGCAAAAAGGGCTGGACATAGTAGCGGTCATCAAAGAACAGATCGAAAGCTTCGGCGCCGAAATGGCGGTCACTGACGTCGGAACAGTCATTGAGGTCGGTGACGGTATCGCCCGCATTCACGGTCTGGCTACCGCAGAATCCAACGAATTATTAGAATTCCCTGGCGGGGTTATGGGTATCGTCTTCAATCTGGAAGAAGATAGCGTAGCCGCGGTGTTGCTGGGAGAAGACACTCTAATTAAAGAAGGCGATGAAGTCAGGCGTACCAACCGTATCATAGAAGTACCGGTGGGTGAAGAGATGATCGGCCGGGTGGTTAATCCGTTAGGTGAGCCCATTGACGGTAAGGGTCCTTTGAAAACCACCAAAAGACGGGCCGTTGAGCGGGTGGCTCCTAACGTCGTCACCCGGCAAAGCGTTGATACCCCGGTTCAAACCGGTATTAAAGCCATTGATGCCATGATCCCCGTTGGCCGTGGCCAGCGTGAGCTTATCATCGGTGACCGCTCCACTGGTAAAACGGCTGTTGCCCTGGATACCATTATCAACCAGAAGGGCGGTGATTTGCTGTGCATTTACGTCGCCATCGGTCAAAAAACCTCTAAGATTGCTCAGATCGTAGGTACGCTGGAAAAGTACGGTGCCATGGAACACACTATCGTCGTAGCCGCTTCCGCCGCTGATCCCGCAGCGTTTCAGTACATCGCCCCTTTTGCCGGCTGCGCTATGGGTGAAGAATTCATGGACAGCGGTAAAGAGGCGCTTATCGTCTATGATGATTTGACCAAACACGCCTGGGCTTATCGCCAGTTATCGCTGTTATTGCGTCGCCCGCCCGGACGTGAAGCGTATCCCGGTGACGTGTTCTACCTGCACAGCCGTCTGCTTGAGCGTTCCGCCAAGCTTAATAAAGAACACGGCGGCGGTTCGCTGACGGCTTTGCCGATCATTGAAACACAGGCTCAGGACGTCAGCGCCTATATTCCGACCAATGTTATCTCAATTACCGACGGTCAGATATATCTGGAGCCTGATCTTTTCAACGCCGGTATTCGCCCGGCTTTGAACGTGGGTATCTCCGTCTCCCGCGTCGGCTCTGCCGCTCAGACCAAGGCTATCAAAAAGGTGGCCGGACGTCTTAAACTGGAGATGAGCCAATATCAGGCTTTGGCGGCTTTTGCGCAATTTGGTACTTCAGAACTTGATAAGGCTACCCGGGCTCAGATTGACCGCGGTCAGCGTATCACTGAAGTGCTGAAACAGTTGCAATACCAGCCGGTAGCTATGGAGAACCAGGTAATAATATTCTATGCCTTGTTAAACAGTTTCCTTGATGAAGTGCCTGTGGCCAGCGTGTCTAAATACGAGACTGATTTGTATCAGTTCCTACAGGCTAATTATGCTGATATTGCCAAGACCATTGCCAAAGAAAAAGCCCTTAGCGAGGCGACTGAAAAATCTCTCAAAGAGGCACTGGCAGAGTTCAAAAAGGGCTTTGTAGCTTAGGAGTATTTTTATGGCTAATTTAAGAGCCATACGGTTGCGTATCCGCGGTGTTAAAAACATCGCCAAGATTACGCGCGCCATGGAGATGATTGCCGCTTCTAAAATGCGCAAAGCGCAGGAGCGGGGTCTGGCAGGGCGGCCGTACAGTGAAAAGATAACACAGGTCATCGCCGCTTTGTCGGCGCAGTCCCGGGGTGATAGCGTTCATCCGCTTCTGGCTCAAAGACCGGTTAAAAAGATTGCCGTTATTCATATTACCCCGGATAGAGGCCTGTCCGGAGGCCTGGTCGGTAACATCAACAGGGCAACTCTGAGCTTTAGTCAGGAACACAAAAATACACCTCTTAACTTGATTGTCATCGGTAAGAAGGGGCTGGATTTTATGCGGCGTTCAGGGCAGAACATTGTGGCTGAATTTATCAATCTGGGTGACAAGCCAGGTCTGATGGATACTCTGCCGATTTCCAGAATCGTCATTGATGACTTTAAATCCGGGGCGGTAGATGAAGTTTATGTGGCTTACAGCCAGTTCGTATCCACCATGGTACAAACGCCGGTTTTAACTAAGTTATTACCGGTGGAACCGGCACAAATCGCTCCCGAACAAAATGTTGAGTATATATATGAGCCTGATCCAGGCACCGTACTCAATGCCCTTTTACCGGCTTATGTTGAAATGAAAATCTATCATTTGATACTTGAATCTATTGCCAGCGAGCAGTCGGCGCGCATGGTTGCAATGAGAAGCGCCACTCAAAATGCCAATGAGCTTATTGGCGAACTTACATTGGAATACAACAAGGCGCGCCAGGAATCCATTACCGCTGAACTGCTTGATATCGTCGGCGGCGTGGCGGCGCTGGCTTAATTCATTAGGAGGATTTGATGGCCAAAGGCAAGGTAGTACAGGTTATCGGCTCGGTTGTGGACATTGAGTTCCCGGCCGGCGAACTCCCCGGGCTTTTATATGCTCTGGAGATTATGAATAAAGACGAGAAGATCGTTCTGGAAGTCCAGGCCCACGTTGGCAACAACTGGGTCAGGGCGCTTTCCTTCATGCCTACTGATGGTTTGGCACGAGGTGCCGAGGTTACCGATACCGGCGCGCCTCTGAGTGTACCGGTAGGCCAGGGTGTGCTGGGACGTATCTTTAATGTCATGGGCGAACCGTTAGATAATGAAGGGGAGGTCAAGGCTGAAGAGCGCTGGCCGATTCACCGCAATGCCCCGCCATTTGATCAGCAGGAAACCTCAGCCCAGATGCTGGAGACCGGTATTAAGGTCATTGACCTGATCACCCCGTTCGCCAGGGGCGGTAAAGCCGGTCTTTTAGGCGGCGCCGGTGTAGGTAAGACAGTTATCATTCAAGAACTTATCCGCAACATCGCCACAGAACACGGCGGTTTCTCGGTATTCGCCGGTGTCGGTGAACGGTCCCGTGAAGGTAACGACCTGTGGCATGAAATGAAAGATTCCGGCGTTATTGCCAAGACAGCCCTCGTTTTCGGTCAGATGAACGAACTGCCCGCGGTGCGTCTCAGGATTGCCCTTACTGGTCTGACCATGGCCGAGTACTTTCGGGATGTGGAACACCGTGACGTGCTGCTGTTTATTGATAATATCTACCGTTACACCCTGGCCGGTGTGGAGGTTTCGGCTCTTTTAGGCCGCATGCCTTCCGCGGTAGGTTACCAGCCGACGCTGGCGACCGAAATGGGTCAGTTACAGGAGCGCATCACCACCACCAAGAACGGCTCCATTACCTCCTTCCAGGCCATTTACGTGCCGGCGGATGATTATACAGATCCAGGTGTGGTGGCTACGTTCGGTCATCTTGACGCCATTATCGCTTTGGAGCGGTCTCTGGCGTCACAGGCACTTTTCCCTGCGGTGGATCCGCTGGCCTCTAACTCCCGGATTCTGGATCCCGCTGTTGTCGGCGAAGAGCATTATAATGTCGCCCGTGATGTTCAGCGGGTACTTCAGCGCTATAAGGACCTGCAGGATGTTATCGCTATTCTGGGTATGGAAGAACTCTCTGAAGAAGACAAGGCTACAGTGGCCAGAGCTCGCAAGATTCAGCGCTTCTTGACTCAGCCGTTCTTCGTCGGTGAAATTTTTACCGGACGTCCTGGTAAATATGTGAGCGTAGCCGACACGGTACGCGGCTTCAAGGAAATTATCGAAGGCAAGCATGACGCCCTGCCTGAGCAGG
This region includes:
- a CDS encoding universal stress protein; translation: MYKKILVPLDGSELSESILPQVIAVAKPSKADVVLFRVLEPMDKGVRDTLGDDLAHKLDTVNMEEAQSYLQKIAGTLQQQGLKVSIITATGHPSASIIEYAGTHAVDLITMATHGRSGLSRLAFGSVADKVLRQSPVPVLLGPVVGSARS
- a CDS encoding 2-haloalkanoic acid dehalogenase — its product is MTQAVFFDLYQTLVGYNPPREEWESQMLDKLGIKASPQAFNKSFTLADEYFYSENAKKPLSKRPSEDVAKVYFHHQSIVLKEGGIEPAPDLVRSMLARWRDTKLNHVLFNDVLPSFTELKRMNMTLGLISNVDKDITGLLDDLGLSSFLTTVVTSQETGFTKPHPEIFQEALRRVEIAAEDVIFVGDQYKIDVLGATAAGMKGILVDRGGFSDAPAECPRVSSLFQITSMLD
- a CDS encoding ATP synthase protein I, whose protein sequence is MNRWQQPLKFVGIGWYISLSILGGILLGRWLDSKLDTGPFLLILGLFIGLFMAFFGAYRMMPRPPDNKKYDKENR
- a CDS encoding ATP synthase A chain; translation: MPETPKKKIIGLSKPVFIAFLLVLLALSIVSLLGGAIGRAIVGDVGLPDWVIVDQPHPELPAEAIAHVGSIPITNTMLAAWISMAVLGIFFFLATRKMKLIPGRLQATAESIINYLYGFCTDIAGEKHGRRFFPLMATIFLFVITNAWMNLIPGYGSILIGGEHGFVHLFRGANTDINFPLVLALVSFVMVEYWGLKTIGIFHYLGKFFNFKKFFFGWKQVFKGKLKDGIVNILMGMIDIFIGLIELLSEFIRILSFTFRLFGNMTGGEILLISMLFLAPFIVAVPFYVLEIFVGYIQALIFAGLTLVFAFMAVTPHEVEAEGSDH
- a CDS encoding ATP synthase C chain, translated to METEAVKFLAAGLAMGLGAIGPGIGLGVLGMGAVQAVSRNPEARGTIFTNFLFALALTEAVAIYALVVAIILIFVA
- a CDS encoding ATP synthase F0 sector subunit b 14; the encoded protein is MAELGINLSSFIAQLVNFLILFLLLSVLAYKPILKMMDERTRRIKESLEQAEVVKAQAEKAQEDFKLQIAEASKQGQLVIERAAKTGDEIRDRAKIEAQAEAEALLTRAKADIRRERDEVIDDLRKEYADIIILAAGKVIGKTLDTKAHRELIDQVLEESAGLRKN
- a CDS encoding ATP synthase delta chain, which codes for MAKNAYALALRYGQAVFEIAVEQQNFNTWLANLGTLVDMVNDKEVLYFLENPRVSIAKKRDIIDIKLKGVNPMAVNLLYLLVERGGLAMMPDIAADFGRRLDDLKGIAHAEVLAAVPLSDTETNEIRQQLAKVFDKEIQITSKVEPSLLGGIIARVGDKVIDGSLSRRLQDLKREINQARL
- a CDS encoding ATP synthase alpha chain, coding for MSQKGLDIVAVIKEQIESFGAEMAVTDVGTVIEVGDGIARIHGLATAESNELLEFPGGVMGIVFNLEEDSVAAVLLGEDTLIKEGDEVRRTNRIIEVPVGEEMIGRVVNPLGEPIDGKGPLKTTKRRAVERVAPNVVTRQSVDTPVQTGIKAIDAMIPVGRGQRELIIGDRSTGKTAVALDTIINQKGGDLLCIYVAIGQKTSKIAQIVGTLEKYGAMEHTIVVAASAADPAAFQYIAPFAGCAMGEEFMDSGKEALIVYDDLTKHAWAYRQLSLLLRRPPGREAYPGDVFYLHSRLLERSAKLNKEHGGGSLTALPIIETQAQDVSAYIPTNVISITDGQIYLEPDLFNAGIRPALNVGISVSRVGSAAQTKAIKKVAGRLKLEMSQYQALAAFAQFGTSELDKATRAQIDRGQRITEVLKQLQYQPVAMENQVIIFYALLNSFLDEVPVASVSKYETDLYQFLQANYADIAKTIAKEKALSEATEKSLKEALAEFKKGFVA
- a CDS encoding ATP synthase gamma chain; translation: MANLRAIRLRIRGVKNIAKITRAMEMIAASKMRKAQERGLAGRPYSEKITQVIAALSAQSRGDSVHPLLAQRPVKKIAVIHITPDRGLSGGLVGNINRATLSFSQEHKNTPLNLIVIGKKGLDFMRRSGQNIVAEFINLGDKPGLMDTLPISRIVIDDFKSGAVDEVYVAYSQFVSTMVQTPVLTKLLPVEPAQIAPEQNVEYIYEPDPGTVLNALLPAYVEMKIYHLILESIASEQSARMVAMRSATQNANELIGELTLEYNKARQESITAELLDIVGGVAALA
- a CDS encoding ATP synthase beta chain; translated protein: MAKGKVVQVIGSVVDIEFPAGELPGLLYALEIMNKDEKIVLEVQAHVGNNWVRALSFMPTDGLARGAEVTDTGAPLSVPVGQGVLGRIFNVMGEPLDNEGEVKAEERWPIHRNAPPFDQQETSAQMLETGIKVIDLITPFARGGKAGLLGGAGVGKTVIIQELIRNIATEHGGFSVFAGVGERSREGNDLWHEMKDSGVIAKTALVFGQMNELPAVRLRIALTGLTMAEYFRDVEHRDVLLFIDNIYRYTLAGVEVSALLGRMPSAVGYQPTLATEMGQLQERITTTKNGSITSFQAIYVPADDYTDPGVVATFGHLDAIIALERSLASQALFPAVDPLASNSRILDPAVVGEEHYNVARDVQRVLQRYKDLQDVIAILGMEELSEEDKATVARARKIQRFLTQPFFVGEIFTGRPGKYVSVADTVRGFKEIIEGKHDALPEQAFYMVGTIEEAVAAAEKMSA